A genomic region of Desulfosarcina ovata subsp. ovata contains the following coding sequences:
- the glnD gene encoding [protein-PII] uridylyltransferase, whose protein sequence is MTDTHTQNLYADVSQALKAGRATLIDNLLAGKAPTFLDDHARLIDDYFRQSYEKSVVGPKMDIAKNPYAVVALGGYGRGEQCVYSDVDLLFLFEKRVPRVAEDLVREIIYPLWDMGLDVGHATRSIKECMAMARKDFEVLTSILDARFICGMSPLFMKLMDQIRSKFINLKPDSIISWLVDTNRDRHRRFGDSSYLLEPNFKEGQGGLRDYHTMLWIAKIKSGIKQRRDLEYYGYFSHDDYARLNEALNFIWDVRNRFHLMMNRKSDQIHLEQQRKLAEAMGIPPVNGHLPVEYLLGELHRHMEYVKQQHEMFLYEMEQQKRLKRKNKGLKTTEIKGLKFNRGMLNFTSPEKILNNPRLLIDIFVESAAQKAPLNSEAKRLVADFSYLVDDRFRSDPDVVKQFERILIRSSRAFEVLNQMLNTGFLVRFIPEFKDVVNRIQFDQYHLYPVARHLLYTIRILRNFDADALAPADPLVTDLYKELKKKKLLLWAALLHDIGKGEPIAGHSERGAAMAEKILLQKGFNPADAKTVAFLVEHHLLLAQNATRRDINDEETAISLARTIKKIETLKMLYLLTVADSMATGPKAWNDWTSSLLRNLFLKVFNILKNGELASGRAVRIVEKKRQAVAQSMTETIAAEQLDALLNFMSPRYMLYTPVENIPRHLALHTELGERPFVWHIDKSADADTRTVTICAKDRPGLISRIAGVFTLNGIDILDVQVFTWRNNIALDVFEVNPPPDPIFEDERWERARCNLEDALAGQLELSKELLRKKNDTAPIQPYTAERPTEIVVDNETSSFFTIIEVVTFDFPGLLFRVTDALFKSGLDIWVAKIATKVDQVVDVFYVRDFDGQKVDAPQQVESVKAAIKEILPGEDPQHG, encoded by the coding sequence GTGACAGACACGCACACTCAAAACCTCTACGCCGATGTTTCACAGGCCCTGAAAGCGGGCCGGGCAACGCTCATCGACAACCTGCTGGCCGGCAAAGCACCCACCTTTCTCGATGACCACGCCCGGCTGATCGACGATTACTTTCGCCAAAGCTATGAAAAAAGCGTCGTCGGCCCGAAAATGGACATCGCCAAAAACCCATATGCCGTCGTGGCCCTGGGGGGGTACGGCAGAGGTGAGCAGTGTGTCTATTCGGATGTTGACCTTCTGTTTCTGTTCGAAAAGCGGGTCCCCCGGGTTGCCGAAGATCTGGTGCGCGAAATTATTTATCCGCTTTGGGACATGGGCCTGGATGTGGGGCACGCGACCCGGTCGATCAAAGAATGCATGGCCATGGCGCGCAAGGATTTCGAGGTGCTCACATCGATCCTGGATGCCCGTTTTATCTGCGGGATGTCCCCCTTGTTCATGAAACTGATGGATCAGATTCGCAGCAAGTTCATTAATCTGAAACCCGACTCGATCATTTCCTGGCTGGTGGACACCAACCGTGACCGTCACCGCCGATTTGGCGATTCTTCCTACCTGTTGGAGCCCAATTTCAAGGAAGGCCAGGGCGGTCTTCGCGACTACCACACCATGTTGTGGATCGCCAAGATCAAGTCCGGCATCAAGCAGCGCCGGGATCTTGAGTATTACGGCTATTTTTCCCATGACGATTATGCCCGCCTGAATGAGGCGCTCAATTTCATCTGGGACGTGCGCAACCGCTTTCACCTGATGATGAATCGAAAATCGGACCAGATTCATTTGGAGCAGCAACGCAAGCTGGCCGAGGCGATGGGCATACCGCCGGTCAACGGGCATCTGCCCGTCGAATATCTGTTGGGCGAGCTGCACCGGCATATGGAATACGTGAAGCAGCAGCATGAAATGTTCCTCTATGAGATGGAACAGCAGAAGCGGCTGAAAAGAAAGAACAAAGGCCTGAAAACCACCGAAATCAAGGGTCTCAAATTCAACCGGGGCATGCTCAACTTCACCTCCCCGGAAAAAATTCTCAACAACCCGCGCCTGCTGATCGACATATTCGTCGAGAGCGCGGCCCAGAAAGCGCCGCTGAACAGTGAGGCCAAACGCCTGGTGGCAGATTTCAGCTACCTGGTCGATGATCGTTTCCGTTCCGATCCCGACGTCGTCAAGCAATTCGAAAGGATTTTGATCCGTTCCTCACGTGCCTTTGAAGTGCTCAACCAGATGCTCAACACGGGCTTTCTGGTCCGCTTTATTCCTGAATTCAAGGATGTGGTCAACCGGATTCAGTTTGACCAGTACCATCTTTACCCGGTTGCCCGGCACCTTTTGTATACGATCAGGATTCTTCGTAATTTTGATGCCGATGCCTTGGCACCGGCCGATCCGTTGGTAACGGATTTATACAAGGAGTTGAAGAAGAAAAAGCTGTTGCTCTGGGCGGCACTGCTTCACGATATCGGCAAGGGTGAGCCGATTGCCGGGCATTCCGAACGGGGCGCGGCCATGGCCGAAAAAATCCTTTTGCAAAAGGGCTTCAATCCTGCCGATGCCAAAACGGTCGCCTTTCTTGTCGAGCACCATCTGCTTTTGGCCCAGAACGCCACACGGCGCGATATCAATGATGAAGAGACCGCCATCTCCCTGGCCCGCACGATCAAAAAGATCGAGACATTGAAAATGCTCTATTTGCTCACGGTGGCGGACTCCATGGCGACGGGACCCAAAGCTTGGAACGATTGGACCTCATCGCTGCTGCGCAACCTCTTTCTAAAAGTGTTTAATATTCTCAAAAATGGCGAACTGGCATCCGGGCGGGCCGTGAGAATCGTCGAGAAAAAACGCCAGGCCGTAGCGCAGTCCATGACGGAAACGATAGCGGCCGAACAGCTTGATGCACTGCTCAATTTCATGTCGCCCCGATATATGCTATACACCCCTGTCGAGAACATTCCCCGGCACCTGGCGCTACACACTGAATTGGGTGAACGACCTTTTGTCTGGCACATCGACAAGTCGGCCGACGCCGATACCCGTACGGTTACCATATGCGCCAAGGACCGGCCCGGTCTCATTTCGCGGATTGCCGGCGTCTTCACCCTGAACGGGATCGACATTCTCGACGTGCAGGTTTTCACCTGGCGCAACAATATCGCCCTCGACGTTTTCGAGGTGAACCCACCGCCGGACCCGATTTTTGAAGATGAGCGTTGGGAACGCGCCCGCTGCAATCTCGAGGATGCTCTGGCCGGTCAGCTGGAACTGAGCAAGGAACTGCTCCGCAAGAAAAACGATACCGCGCCGATCCAGCCTTATACGGCCGAGCGGCCCACGGAAATTGTTGTTGACAACGAGACCTCCAGCTTTTTTACCATTATTGAAGTTGTTACTTTTGATTTTCCGGGCCTCTTGTTCCGGGTCACCGACGCCCTGTTCAAAAGTGGCCTGGATATCTGGGTGGCCAAAATCGCCACCAAGGTAGATCAAGTGGTCGATGTGTTTTACGTGAGGGATTTCGACGGCCAGAAGGTGGACGCACCGCAGCAGGTTGAATCCGTCAAGGCAGCCATCAAGGAGATTCTCCCGGGTGAAGATCCGCAACATGGCTGA
- a CDS encoding ammonium transporter yields the protein MRLKSVWLTLTFGLIATPAFAEDVLNTGDTAWMIVSTALVMMMTPAGLALFYGGMSRYKNLLNTLAMTFVSYCLASIIWMMWGYTLAFGTSNGGIIGGFDHFFMAGIGVNSLSGTIPTFVFALFQMTFAGITVALVLGSIVDRMKFSAWIVFTILWVTFIYCPIAHWVWGGGWMGEMGALDFAGGNVVHINAGVAGLVLSLVLGKRIGYGKEAMFPSSIALTALGAALLWFGWFGFNAGSQLAADGVAASAFLVTNTSAATAALVWMFCEWIVTGKPTVLGIASGVVAGLVAITPAAGFVNLPASLIIGLVSGCLGYFFVAVVKHKIGYDDSLDAFGVHGMCGLWGALATGLFANPAINEGAVGLFYGNPGQLWTQVVSIVATAVFTAVGTLIIIFITKAVTGGLRVEQDDEVMGLDNALHGERGFEIA from the coding sequence ATGAGATTAAAATCTGTTTGGCTGACGTTGACGTTTGGACTGATTGCGACCCCGGCGTTTGCCGAGGATGTGCTCAATACCGGTGATACCGCCTGGATGATCGTCTCCACCGCACTGGTCATGATGATGACGCCCGCCGGGCTGGCTCTGTTTTATGGCGGCATGTCCCGGTATAAAAATCTGCTCAACACCCTGGCCATGACCTTCGTCTCCTATTGCCTGGCCAGCATTATCTGGATGATGTGGGGGTACACCCTTGCCTTTGGAACCAGCAACGGGGGAATCATCGGGGGATTCGATCACTTTTTCATGGCCGGCATTGGCGTCAACAGCCTTTCCGGCACCATTCCGACCTTTGTCTTTGCCCTGTTTCAGATGACCTTTGCCGGTATCACCGTAGCCTTGGTGCTCGGTTCCATCGTCGACCGCATGAAGTTTTCCGCATGGATTGTGTTCACCATCCTGTGGGTCACTTTCATTTATTGTCCCATCGCCCATTGGGTGTGGGGCGGTGGCTGGATGGGAGAGATGGGCGCTCTCGATTTTGCCGGCGGTAACGTGGTTCATATCAATGCCGGTGTGGCCGGTCTGGTCCTCTCGCTGGTTTTGGGAAAACGCATCGGCTACGGCAAGGAGGCCATGTTTCCCTCCAGTATCGCCCTTACTGCACTGGGGGCAGCGCTTTTGTGGTTCGGCTGGTTCGGATTCAACGCCGGCAGCCAACTGGCCGCCGATGGTGTGGCCGCCTCAGCCTTTCTGGTCACCAATACCTCCGCTGCCACGGCCGCGCTGGTATGGATGTTTTGTGAATGGATCGTCACCGGCAAACCTACGGTGCTGGGCATTGCCTCCGGTGTGGTGGCCGGCCTGGTTGCCATTACACCGGCTGCCGGGTTCGTCAATCTGCCCGCATCCCTGATTATCGGCCTGGTCTCGGGGTGCCTGGGCTACTTTTTCGTGGCTGTCGTCAAACATAAAATCGGTTACGACGACTCCCTGGACGCCTTTGGCGTCCACGGTATGTGCGGCCTCTGGGGCGCATTGGCCACCGGTCTTTTCGCCAATCCCGCCATTAATGAGGGTGCTGTCGGCCTGTTCTACGGCAACCCCGGGCAATTGTGGACCCAGGTCGTTTCGATTGTCGCCACGGCCGTTTTCACGGCGGTGGGTACGCTGATTATCATCTTCATCACCAAGGCCGTCACCGGTGGCCTGCGGGTCGAACAGGACGATGAGGTTATGGGCTTGGATAACGCGCTGCACGGTGAACGCGGATTTGAGATTGCGTAA
- the mce gene encoding methylmalonyl-CoA epimerase: MKILKIDHLGIAVNSIEDGKSFWSGILGLDFEGTETVAEQKVTTAFFPVGQSEVELLESTAPDGPVAKYIEKRGQGIQHVAFRVADIEAALAELKEKGVALIDQQPRIGAGGAKIAFLHPKATNGVLVELCQRD, encoded by the coding sequence ATGAAAATCTTAAAAATCGATCATCTGGGTATCGCGGTGAACAGCATCGAAGACGGCAAATCCTTCTGGTCTGGAATTCTGGGGCTCGATTTTGAAGGGACGGAAACCGTTGCCGAGCAGAAGGTCACCACGGCATTTTTTCCGGTAGGGCAAAGCGAAGTGGAACTGCTGGAGTCGACCGCACCGGACGGACCGGTGGCCAAATACATCGAAAAACGCGGCCAGGGAATCCAACATGTGGCCTTTCGGGTTGCCGACATCGAGGCCGCACTGGCGGAACTGAAGGAAAAGGGCGTGGCCTTGATCGACCAGCAACCCAGAATCGGTGCCGGTGGCGCAAAAATTGCTTTTTTACACCCCAAAGCCACCAATGGCGTCCTGGTGGAGCTTTGCCAGCGGGACTGA
- a CDS encoding (Fe-S)-binding protein, with product MEVLARLMRELEDQLDACMRCGMCHSVCPLFEQTGRETDVARGKLALLSGLMERMFDDPQGVSRRIDKCLLCGSCTASCPSGVHAQEIFLKARAVLGGYMGLSPANRVILRGMLSHPALFDRLAEWAARFQALFTRPANDVLNTSCVRAMSPWFQDRHFQLLAAEPFHRQVPFLDRPAGKSGLKVALFTGCLIDKIFPHVARSVVRVLEHLGVGIYLPENQGCCGIPALSSGDMQTFEKLLAHNLQRFSTGAFDVLVTACATCTSTIHKVWPQMAGRRYRQEASQLADRTMDISQFLVRESGLPALPESSAAPRMVTYHDPCHLKKGLNVFKEPRAVINAAPGYRLKEMAEPDRCCGMGGCFNLKYYGLSREIGRKKAAQIMDTCADVLVTGCPACMIQMADMLSQAGSGIAIRHPIELCAEALDD from the coding sequence ATGGAAGTACTTGCCCGCCTCATGCGGGAGCTGGAAGATCAACTGGATGCCTGCATGCGTTGCGGCATGTGCCATTCGGTCTGCCCGCTTTTTGAACAGACCGGTCGGGAGACTGATGTGGCCCGGGGCAAACTGGCGCTGCTAAGCGGCCTGATGGAAAGGATGTTCGACGACCCTCAAGGGGTCTCTCGGCGGATCGACAAATGCCTGCTTTGCGGGTCGTGCACGGCCAGTTGCCCCAGCGGAGTCCACGCCCAGGAAATTTTTCTCAAAGCCCGCGCCGTTCTGGGCGGGTATATGGGCCTCTCACCGGCCAACCGGGTGATTCTGCGGGGGATGCTGTCCCACCCGGCCCTTTTCGACCGATTGGCCGAGTGGGCGGCCCGTTTTCAGGCCCTTTTCACCCGTCCGGCCAATGACGTCCTGAACACCTCCTGTGTCCGGGCCATGTCACCATGGTTTCAGGATCGCCATTTCCAACTTCTCGCAGCAGAGCCCTTCCATCGCCAGGTTCCCTTCCTGGATCGACCGGCGGGCAAATCAGGGCTGAAAGTGGCCCTTTTTACCGGTTGCCTGATCGATAAAATCTTTCCCCATGTGGCCCGCAGTGTGGTCCGCGTTCTGGAGCATCTGGGAGTGGGGATCTATCTGCCGGAAAACCAAGGGTGCTGTGGTATTCCGGCGCTCTCCAGCGGGGACATGCAAACATTTGAAAAACTGCTGGCCCACAATCTGCAGCGCTTTTCAACGGGCGCGTTCGATGTGCTGGTGACCGCCTGCGCCACCTGCACCAGCACCATTCACAAAGTGTGGCCGCAAATGGCCGGCCGGCGCTATCGGCAAGAGGCCTCACAGCTGGCCGACCGGACCATGGACATCAGCCAGTTCCTGGTGCGCGAATCCGGATTGCCTGCCCTGCCAGAATCATCGGCAGCACCGCGCATGGTTACCTACCACGACCCGTGCCACCTGAAAAAAGGCCTGAATGTGTTCAAGGAGCCCCGCGCCGTAATCAACGCGGCCCCCGGTTACCGGCTGAAAGAAATGGCCGAGCCGGACCGGTGCTGCGGCATGGGCGGCTGCTTCAATCTGAAGTACTATGGTCTTTCCAGGGAAATCGGTCGAAAGAAAGCGGCTCAGATCATGGATACCTGCGCGGACGTGCTGGTTACGGGATGTCCGGCCTGCATGATCCAAATGGCCGACATGCTCTCCCAGGCCGGTTCAGGGATCGCCATCCGTCATCCTATTGAGCTTTGCGCGGAAGCGCTGGACGACTGA
- a CDS encoding pyridoxal phosphate-dependent aminotransferase — translation MTIAKKINEMMTKSSWIRKMFEEGARLKAEHGADKVFDFSLGNPNLPPPEKFNEILRDTVDSCGLGDHCYMPQAGFPQVCVSIADYLTREQGLAITCDEIIMTCGAAGALNVIFKALLDPGDEVLSPAPCFVEYGFYADNHGGVLKMVNTRPDFTLDLEAMGDAITAKTKIVLINSPNNPTGQIYDKASLDALGQLLSQKSEAFGHIIYLISDEPYRKIVFDGADVPSIFQSYDQSIIATSYSKDISIPGERIGFAALNPATTHKKEVMAGMALANRILGFVNAPALMQRVVAGMQGMSVDIAEYQRKRDLFCDGLADAGYDFITPTGAFYLFPRTPIADDVAFVTALQKELILVVPGSGFAGPGHFRIAFCVDDQTIVNSLPGFKKVMQQYK, via the coding sequence ATGACAATCGCTAAAAAAATAAACGAGATGATGACCAAATCGTCCTGGATTCGAAAAATGTTTGAAGAAGGGGCCCGGCTGAAAGCCGAGCATGGCGCCGATAAGGTGTTCGATTTCAGTCTGGGGAACCCAAACCTGCCGCCACCGGAAAAATTCAACGAAATCCTGCGGGATACGGTGGACAGCTGCGGGCTTGGCGACCATTGTTACATGCCCCAGGCCGGTTTTCCCCAGGTCTGTGTTTCCATTGCGGACTATCTGACCCGTGAACAGGGTCTTGCCATTACCTGCGATGAGATCATCATGACCTGCGGTGCGGCCGGTGCGCTGAATGTCATCTTCAAGGCGCTTTTGGATCCCGGTGATGAAGTGCTGAGCCCGGCGCCCTGTTTTGTGGAATATGGATTTTATGCGGACAACCACGGCGGCGTCCTTAAAATGGTCAATACCCGTCCTGATTTTACCCTCGACCTGGAGGCCATGGGTGATGCCATCACCGCCAAAACAAAAATTGTGCTGATCAATTCGCCCAACAATCCCACCGGCCAAATCTATGACAAGGCCAGCCTGGATGCGTTGGGCCAACTGCTCAGCCAGAAGAGCGAGGCATTCGGACACATTATTTATCTGATTTCCGACGAGCCCTATCGGAAAATCGTTTTCGATGGCGCTGACGTGCCGTCCATTTTTCAAAGTTACGATCAGAGCATCATCGCCACCTCGTATTCAAAAGACATATCCATTCCCGGCGAGCGAATCGGCTTTGCCGCGCTGAATCCGGCAACCACCCATAAAAAAGAGGTCATGGCGGGAATGGCGCTGGCCAACCGTATTCTCGGTTTTGTAAATGCCCCCGCCCTGATGCAGCGTGTGGTGGCCGGCATGCAGGGAATGAGTGTGGACATCGCCGAATATCAGCGCAAACGGGACCTTTTCTGTGACGGCCTGGCCGACGCCGGCTACGATTTCATCACACCGACCGGAGCCTTTTATCTGTTTCCGCGAACGCCCATCGCCGATGATGTGGCCTTTGTCACCGCCCTGCAGAAAGAACTGATCCTGGTCGTTCCCGGTAGCGGTTTTGCCGGCCCCGGCCATTTTCGCATCGCTTTCTGCGTTGACGATCAGACCATTGTCAATTCCCTGCCGGGTTTCAAGAAAGTGATGCAGCAATATAAATAG
- the glnA gene encoding type I glutamate--ammonia ligase: MTPAQVMAMAKEKGVKIVDIRFMDFPGMWQHFSVPISELSESSFDEGFGFDGSSIRGWQPINASDMLVVPDAATAKIDPFFKAPTLAVIGNIVDPITLEAYSRDPRNIANKAEAYLKSTGIGDTAFFGPEAEFFIFDDIRYESNRNGCFYAVDSVEGTWNTGRCEEPNLGYKPRHKEGYFPVPPSDKFQDLRSDMLLTLEALGIDVECQHHEVATSGQAEIDMRFKPLVQMADQLMWFKYVLKNVAYQAGHTVTFMPKPLFEDNGTGMHTHISIWNGDKPLFAGDKYAGVSQEALWAIGGILKHCRALCAFTNPTTNSYKRLVPGFEAPVNLAYSSRNRSAAIRIPMYSASPKAKRIEFRTPDPSCNGYLAFSAMLMAVLDGIQNKLDPGDPLDKNLYDLPPEELAEIPSAPGALDVSLAALAEDNEFLLKGDVFTKDVIDMWIDYKTENEVNPVKLRPHPHEFHLYYDI; the protein is encoded by the coding sequence ATGACACCAGCACAAGTTATGGCAATGGCAAAGGAAAAAGGCGTAAAAATCGTCGATATCCGCTTTATGGATTTTCCCGGAATGTGGCAGCACTTCAGTGTTCCGATCAGCGAACTCAGTGAAAGCAGCTTCGATGAAGGGTTCGGTTTTGACGGATCCAGTATCCGTGGCTGGCAGCCGATCAACGCTAGTGACATGCTGGTGGTGCCCGATGCCGCTACGGCGAAAATCGACCCCTTCTTCAAGGCCCCGACCCTGGCCGTAATCGGCAACATCGTCGACCCCATTACCCTGGAGGCCTATTCCCGCGACCCGCGCAACATCGCCAACAAGGCCGAAGCCTACCTGAAAAGCACCGGAATCGGTGACACCGCCTTCTTTGGCCCCGAAGCCGAATTTTTCATCTTTGACGACATCCGTTACGAAAGCAACCGCAATGGCTGTTTCTACGCGGTGGATTCCGTGGAAGGCACCTGGAATACCGGACGCTGTGAAGAGCCCAACCTGGGATACAAACCGCGCCACAAGGAAGGCTACTTCCCCGTACCGCCGTCGGACAAGTTTCAGGACCTGCGCTCCGACATGCTGCTGACCCTGGAAGCCCTGGGCATCGACGTGGAGTGCCAGCATCACGAAGTGGCCACTTCCGGTCAGGCCGAGATTGACATGCGCTTCAAACCCTTGGTGCAGATGGCCGACCAGCTCATGTGGTTCAAGTATGTCCTTAAAAACGTCGCCTACCAAGCCGGCCATACCGTGACCTTCATGCCCAAACCGCTCTTCGAGGACAACGGTACCGGTATGCACACCCACATCAGCATCTGGAACGGCGACAAACCCCTGTTCGCCGGTGACAAGTATGCCGGCGTCTCCCAGGAAGCCCTGTGGGCCATCGGCGGCATCCTGAAACATTGCCGGGCCCTGTGCGCTTTCACCAACCCGACCACCAACTCCTACAAACGCCTGGTGCCGGGTTTCGAGGCACCGGTGAATCTGGCGTACTCCAGCCGGAACCGCAGCGCCGCCATCCGGATTCCCATGTATTCGGCATCACCCAAGGCCAAACGTATCGAGTTCCGTACGCCTGACCCGTCCTGCAACGGCTACCTGGCCTTCTCCGCCATGCTGATGGCCGTCCTCGACGGCATCCAGAACAAACTCGATCCGGGCGATCCGCTGGATAAGAACCTTTACGATCTGCCACCCGAAGAACTGGCCGAAATTCCGTCCGCGCCGGGCGCTCTGGATGTCTCGCTGGCAGCGCTGGCCGAAGATAACGAATTCCTGCTCAAAGGCGACGTCTTCACCAAGGACGTGATTGATATGTGGATTGACTACAAGACCGAAAACGAGGTCAACCCAGTGAAGCTGCGTCCGCATCCGCACGAGTTCCACCTGTACTACGACATCTAA
- a CDS encoding P-II family nitrogen regulator, producing the protein MKKIEAIVKPFKLDDVKEALNEIGVQGMTISEVKGYGRQKGHKEIYRGAEYVVDFIPKVKIEIIVDADRADQVVDAIQKSANTGKIGDGKIFVFSIEEVIRVRTGEKGKDAI; encoded by the coding sequence ATGAAGAAAATCGAGGCCATCGTCAAGCCATTCAAACTGGACGATGTCAAAGAGGCCCTCAACGAGATCGGCGTCCAGGGAATGACCATTTCAGAGGTCAAAGGGTACGGCCGCCAGAAGGGTCACAAGGAAATTTACCGTGGTGCCGAGTATGTGGTGGATTTCATTCCCAAGGTCAAGATTGAGATCATCGTCGATGCCGATCGGGCCGACCAGGTGGTGGACGCGATTCAGAAATCGGCCAACACCGGAAAAATCGGTGATGGTAAAATTTTCGTCTTTTCCATTGAAGAGGTCATCCGGGTTCGTACCGGCGAGAAGGGTAAAGACGCCATCTAA
- a CDS encoding ammonium transporter has protein sequence MKFKAFILLLLVTLISVPVAMASDPEPTVLSNKEAIDLVQTHANYVWTLVAAALVFFMQAGFAMVECGFTRAKNSVNIMMKNLMDFSIGSISFWAIGFGIMFGASATGWFGTTGFFLSDFTPDGDPWVLAFWMFQVVFAATAATIVSGAMAERTKFTGYIIYSIFISGLIYPVFGSWAWGSLFNGSGWLEGFGFIDFAGSTVVHSVGGWAGLAGAIVLGPRLGKYTKDGKIKPILGHNIPLAAVGVFVLWLGWFGFNPGSTTTADTSIAMIFVNTNLAAAAGAILAMVVSWMKFGKPEVGMSLNGALAGLVAITAGCANVSPSSSIIIGAIAGVIVVFSVMFFDKIKIDDPVGAVSVHGVNGAWGTLAAGIFNIGGTSAGIIGVQLLGIAACFLWTFPMAFIMFKIIDKTIGLRVSPEEEIEGLDYSEHGGVGYPDFGVSTGGTSATAGMSSSAMAGYAAAGKPAPQA, from the coding sequence ATGAAATTCAAAGCCTTTATCCTGCTGCTGCTGGTAACCCTGATCAGTGTTCCCGTTGCCATGGCATCCGATCCCGAACCCACTGTACTGAGCAACAAGGAAGCCATCGATCTGGTCCAGACCCATGCCAACTACGTGTGGACGCTGGTCGCCGCGGCCCTGGTTTTCTTTATGCAGGCCGGCTTTGCCATGGTCGAATGCGGTTTTACGCGTGCGAAAAACTCTGTCAACATCATGATGAAAAACCTGATGGACTTTTCCATCGGCTCCATCTCCTTCTGGGCCATTGGTTTCGGCATCATGTTCGGTGCCAGTGCTACCGGCTGGTTTGGCACCACAGGTTTTTTCCTTAGCGATTTCACCCCTGACGGTGATCCCTGGGTGCTGGCCTTCTGGATGTTTCAGGTCGTCTTCGCCGCCACTGCCGCCACCATCGTCTCCGGTGCCATGGCGGAAAGAACCAAGTTTACCGGTTACATCATCTACAGCATTTTTATCTCCGGCCTGATTTACCCGGTGTTCGGTTCCTGGGCCTGGGGCAGCCTGTTCAACGGCAGCGGCTGGCTGGAAGGCTTCGGCTTCATCGACTTTGCCGGCTCCACCGTGGTTCACTCGGTCGGTGGCTGGGCCGGTTTGGCCGGCGCCATCGTTCTGGGTCCCCGTCTGGGCAAGTACACCAAAGACGGTAAAATCAAACCGATCCTGGGTCACAACATTCCATTGGCCGCCGTTGGTGTGTTCGTCCTCTGGCTGGGTTGGTTCGGGTTCAACCCCGGCTCCACCACCACCGCCGACACCAGCATCGCCATGATCTTCGTCAATACCAACCTGGCTGCCGCCGCCGGTGCGATTCTGGCCATGGTCGTTTCCTGGATGAAATTCGGTAAGCCCGAAGTGGGCATGAGCCTTAACGGCGCCCTGGCCGGACTGGTAGCCATTACCGCCGGCTGTGCCAATGTTTCCCCCAGCAGTTCCATTATTATCGGTGCAATTGCCGGAGTTATCGTGGTCTTCTCAGTTATGTTTTTTGACAAAATCAAAATCGACGACCCGGTCGGCGCCGTCTCTGTTCACGGTGTCAACGGTGCCTGGGGCACCCTGGCCGCCGGCATCTTCAACATCGGTGGAACCTCCGCCGGTATCATCGGGGTCCAGCTGCTGGGCATCGCCGCCTGTTTTCTGTGGACTTTTCCGATGGCCTTCATCATGTTCAAAATTATCGACAAAACCATTGGTCTGCGCGTCTCTCCGGAAGAAGAGATCGAAGGTTTGGATTACTCCGAGCATGGGGGTGTCGGCTACCCGGATTTCGGTGTCTCCACTGGCGGCACCTCCGCCACCGCCGGAATGTCCTCTTCCGCCATGGCGGGCTATGCCGCTGCGGGCAAACCGGCTCCCCAGGCATAA
- a CDS encoding P-II family nitrogen regulator gives MKKIEAIVKPFKLDDVKDALNRIGVSGMTVSEVKGFGRQRGHKEIYRGAEYQTDFVPKVKIDLVVDADMVDQVISTITEVANTGSVGDGKIFVMSIEGAWRIRTGESGKEAI, from the coding sequence ATGAAGAAAATTGAAGCGATTGTCAAGCCGTTCAAACTGGATGATGTGAAGGACGCCCTCAATCGAATCGGTGTATCGGGCATGACGGTCAGCGAAGTAAAAGGCTTCGGCCGCCAGCGGGGTCATAAGGAAATTTACCGCGGTGCCGAATACCAGACCGACTTCGTACCCAAGGTCAAAATTGATCTGGTCGTCGACGCTGACATGGTCGACCAGGTCATTTCCACCATTACCGAGGTGGCCAATACCGGCAGTGTGGGAGACGGCAAGATCTTCGTCATGTCCATCGAAGGTGCCTGGCGGATTCGGACCGGCGAATCGGGAAAAGAGGCGATTTAA